CGGGCACGTCGGTGGCGGAATCCGCTGACATGATCGGCGCAGCCGGTGCGGAACTGGCTGGCGTCGCCATCGCCCTGGACCGCAAGGAGCGCGGCAGCGGCGAGCGGTCGGCGGTCCAGCAAGTGCGGGACCAGTACGGCGCGCCGGTGGTGCCCATTGTTGACCTGGATGATCTGGTCACCTGGCTGGCGGAGCGCGGCGACCGGGATGCGGCGCTGGCGGCGATCCGCGACTACCGCCAGCGCTACGGGGCCTGAGGTCGCCGCGACCCCACCGGTGCGCTTCAGCGCATTGCAGCCTTGTAGGGCGGATCTTCAGATCCGCCGTGAGTGCCAAGCCGCGGGTAACGGCGGATCTGAAGATCCGCCCTACGCGTGGCTGTAGGAGCGGCATTGCAGACCGCCTGACGCCCCCGGTAACGGCTACCGCTCCAGCGTCCGCAGCCACTCCGCGATGCCCCGGGTGTACTCCTCGCGGCTCTGCAGGAACCCGGTGTTATGATCCCCGCTGATCTCCAGGAACTGCCTCGGCTCCGGCGCCGCGTCGTAGACCGCACGACCATGGTGGATGGGAATGATCTCGTCCTCGGGGCTGTGAACCACCAGAACCGGCACCTCCACGTCGCGGATGTAGTCCCGGGTGGGATAGTGGATGCGGGCGAGCAGCCGCACGGGGAAGATCGGGTAGAGTTCCGCGCCCCGGTCCGGCGCCGAGGTGAACGCCGACTCCAGGATCACGCCGCCCACGTCCCGCTCGGAAGCCACCCGCGCCGCCACCGCCGCACCCAGGGAACGCCCGAAGGCGATGATCTCTCCGGGCGATACACCGCGCTCGTCCACCAGGTAACGCCAGGCCGCGTCACCGTCCCGGTACAGCCCGTCCTCGGACGGGCTGCCCTCGCTGCGCCCGTAGCCGCGGTAGTCGATGATCAGGGTGGCCAGACCGAGGTCGTGGAAGATCTCCAGACTGTCCAGCCGATGACTGATATTGCCGGCGTTGCCGTGGAAGAACACCACGGTGTATCCGGCGCCGTCCTCCGGTGCCGGCAGGTACCAGCCGTGCAGGGAAACATCGTCCGCCGTGCGCAGCTGCACATCCTCCCACTGCAGGCCGATGTCCGCCGGCGTGGCCATGAGCTCGCGGCCCGGCACACCGGGCAGATGGATCAGCCGGGACTGCATCCCGTAGAGTAGGAGCATGAGACCGAGATACAGACCCAACCCGGTGAGCGCGATCACGGTGATGACGCCCATGGCACCTCGCTTGCGTGGGGTTCTGGTCATACTGCTTCTGGCCCTGTCCGTGCTCCACGTCACCGGGTGCGGCAGCGTGCACCGGAGCTACGAGAGCATGCTGCTCCTCGGTGATGTCCAGTCCGGCGACGATGACAGCCGGTTGAAAGCCATAACGGCCGATCCGGAGCGCTCCACGGTATCGTACACGGTGGATGATCGCGACCATGTGGCCGATGTCTACCGGCCCGGGGACCGTGACGCGCGCGGCACCCTGGTGCTGATCCACGGCTTTACCGAACACGGCCGCCGCGATCCGCGGCTGGTGGAGTTTGCGAACAGCATGGCACGCAGTGGCTTCGTGGTAGTGACTCCGGACGTGGAAGGACCGAAGACCATGGCCGTCGGCCTGGACGACGCCAGGGACATCGGCGACACGCTGAAGCAGGTCACGGCGGGGACCGACCTGCCGGCAGAGCCACCGGTGGGAGTCATGGCGTTCAGCTTCGCCGTGGGTCCCAGCATTATCGCCGCCAAGGATCCGCAGGTGGCCGACCAGATCGGTTTTCTGGTGGCGGTGGGCGGCTACTACGACATGGTGGACGCCATTACCTACGTGACCACCGGCTACGACCCGGTGGCCGGCGAACAGGGCGAAGTGGCCGAGCCACGCCGGGAAGGCAAATGGGTGGTGCTGCTCAGCCAGCTGGATCGCATTGCCGACGACCGCGACCGGCAGCTGCTGCGACGCATCGCCGAGCGGCGCATCGACACCCCGTGGGCCGACGTGGATGAC
The DNA window shown above is from Aquisalimonas sp. 2447 and carries:
- a CDS encoding alpha/beta hydrolase, with amino-acid sequence MGVITVIALTGLGLYLGLMLLLYGMQSRLIHLPGVPGRELMATPADIGLQWEDVQLRTADDVSLHGWYLPAPEDGAGYTVVFFHGNAGNISHRLDSLEIFHDLGLATLIIDYRGYGRSEGSPSEDGLYRDGDAAWRYLVDERGVSPGEIIAFGRSLGAAVAARVASERDVGGVILESAFTSAPDRGAELYPIFPVRLLARIHYPTRDYIRDVEVPVLVVHSPEDEIIPIHHGRAVYDAAPEPRQFLEISGDHNTGFLQSREEYTRGIAEWLRTLER
- a CDS encoding S9 family peptidase; amino-acid sequence: MAPRLRGVLVILLLALSVLHVTGCGSVHRSYESMLLLGDVQSGDDDSRLKAITADPERSTVSYTVDDRDHVADVYRPGDRDARGTLVLIHGFTEHGRRDPRLVEFANSMARSGFVVVTPDVEGPKTMAVGLDDARDIGDTLKQVTAGTDLPAEPPVGVMAFSFAVGPSIIAAKDPQVADQIGFLVAVGGYYDMVDAITYVTTGYDPVAGEQGEVAEPRREGKWVVLLSQLDRIADDRDRQLLRRIAERRIDTPWADVDDEVEQLGDEGAAVYALITNTDPEQVDELLAGLPPDVRRQIDGLDLARRDLSRLQAQLVLVHGTDDDVIPIGHSKRLQAAVGEDQARLFPAAGLYHVDVSPGLRDGWQLWRATAHVLYLADRH